The Streptomyces sp. NBC_00569 genomic sequence ACGACGTCGCTGCCCGACATCAGCGACGGCTGGCGTGAGGCGCTGGCCAAGGCGCTCGACGAACTCGCGGAGGTCTGGCGCGACCCGGCGGCCTGGCAGGGGATGACCCGGGCGGGCGGGGTCGACCTGCCCGGAGCGGTGGCCGCGACGGTCGCCCTGGACGAACTCGTCGTGCACAGCTGGGACCTGGCGAGGGCCACGGGTCAGGAGTACGCCCCCGACGAGGCCGCGCTGCAAGCCGCCCACGCCTTCCTGCTCCAGTCCGCCGAGGGCCCACGCCCCGACATCTTCGGCCCGGTGGTCCGGGTGGAGGACTCCGCGACCCTGCTCGACCGGTCGGTGGGCCTGAGCGGCCGGGACCCGGGCTGGAAGCCGGATGCCTGAGGTCAGTTGAGATGCCACAGGGCGTACGAGGCGGCCAGCAGGACGAGCCCGGCGAACGCCGTGCAGGCACCCAGGAAGCGGAGATATCCGGTTGTGGCGAAGATGGTGGGCGACCCGTCGAGCCGGCCCATCGCCGCCCAGGTGTCCGCGTTCTTCCGCCGGATGCGCTCGGACCGCCGGGTGGTGATCCCCCGCACGTCGAACGCCCAATTCACGCCGCACCACAGGGCGACGAGCCCTCCGAGGACGAAGACGGCAAGAAGCACGGGCGAGGGCGCGTGGACCCCGGAGGCGAAGGTGAGGGCTGAGGTCATTGCCTTTTCCATCGATGATTACTGACGGCCGACGTCGACGGTCTCGCATCGAAAGGCGGCGCCGACAGGGAAAAGAATCTTACGAGTCGGCATGCCGGCCCGGAAAACGCAGGGGCCGAGCGCGGCCGTCGTGTACGCGGCGAGCTCGGCGAGGAGAGACCTGCCCGGGTCCCTGCCCCGGGGCCGGTGGTCCGTCGGCGTGGGGGCGTGGTCCTACGTGATGACCCCGCCGTCGGAGCCGGTCTGCTCGGCCGGGCAGGTGTCGTCCCAGGCGAGGGCTGTGCGGTCTCCGTGCTGTCGGCGCAGAGGCGGTGCTTCGGTATCCGGTGTGCCGCCAGGGAGGTCCCCGTCGAGCGTGGATCAGATATCGATCGGGCAAAGGTCTCGCGCTCACCCGTGTGACGCGCGTAGAAAGCCTGTCATGCATAAGACCTCACGCATCGCCGCCGCCGTCGCCGGCTCCTGTGTTCTCGCGGGTGCCGCCCTGTACGGGACCGGGGTTGCCACCGCCGGGCAGGCCTCGCAGCACACCACCGCCGAGCCCACGAACATCGGGCAGCTCGTCAAGGAGATCGACTCCTACTACGGCACCGCCCTCGACGCGGACGGTGTCTACCAGGCGTCCCCGTCCAGCCAGTACGCCCAGGACCTCGGCCGGATCGAGGCGGGTGCGAAGAAGCAGATCGCCAAGGCTGCCGCCGGGCACCACCACAAGGGCGACAGGCCCGCCGTCGTCTTCGACATCGACGACACCCTTCTCCTCAGCCTCGACTACGAGAAGAAGACCAACTACGTCTACAACGACGCCACGTGGAAGGAGTACGTCGCCAAGGCGAACCGGCCCGCCGTGTTCGGTACGCCCGACCTCATCGCGTACGCGCAGAAGAAGGGCGTCGAGGTCTTCTACAACTCCGGGCTGGGTGAGGCGCAGCGTGCGTCGGCCGTCGAGAACCTCAAGAAGGTCGGCATCGACGTCAACCTCGACGCCGCCCACATGTTCCTCAAGGACAAGGCCAACCCGCCCGCCTACCTGAGCGGTTGCGCCACCGCGAGCGCCTGGAACTGCACCACCGTGCAGTACAAGTCCGGCACCCGCAAGCACATCGAGTCCCTCGGCTACGACGTCGTCGCCAACTTCGGCGACCAGTACTCGGACCTCGAGGGCGGCCACGCCGACCGGACCTACAAGTTCCCGAACCCGACGTACTTCGTCGAGTGAGCGCATCCGCCCGCACCCGCATTCCGTAACACTGCGAAAACCTGAAACGGGCTCCTCGGGGGAACAATCCAGCCACCACTTGGCACGGCTGACCCGAGGAGCCCGTCATGCTCGCCCCGTTGGACCGTTACTTCCGCATCACCGCGCGTGGATCCACGTACTCCCGCGAAGTGCGCGGCGGATTCGCCACGTTCTTCACCATGGCCTACATCCTCGTCCTGAACCCGATCATCCTGGGCAGCGCGAAGGACAAGTTCGGGCACCAGCTCGACGGGGCCGAACTCGTCACCGCCACCGCCCTCGTGGCCGCCGTGATGACGGTCATCATGGGCGTCGGCGGCAATCTGCCGCTCGCCCTCGCCGCGGGCCTCGGCCTCAACGCCGTCGTCGCCTTCCAGATCGCCCCGCTGATGAGCTGGCCGGACGCGATGGGACTCATCGTCCTGGAGGGCCTGCTGATCTGCGTCCTCGTCGTCACCGGGCTGCGCGAGGCCGTCATGCGCGCGATACCCCAGCCGCTGAAACAGGCCATCAGCGTCGGCATCGGACTGTTCATCGCCTTCATCGGCTTCGTCGACGCCGGGTTCGTGACCAGGATCCCGGACGTCGCGCAGTCCACCGTGCCGGTGCAGCTCGGCGGCACGGGCACCCTGTCCGGCTGGCCCGTCCTCGTCTTCTGTCTCGGCGTGCTGCTGACCATCGGCCTGCTCGCGCGCAAGGTGAAGGGGGCCATCCTCATCAGCATCGTCGTGATGACGGTGATGGCCGTCATCATCAACTCCGTCGCCGAAGTGAAGAGTTGGGGCCTGACCACGCCCGAGATCCCGGACGACGTGTTCGCCGCACCCGACTTCGGGCTGCTCGGCGACTTCAGCCTCTTCGGCGCGTTCGGCAGAACCGGCGCGCTCACCGTGATCCTGCTCGTCTTCACCCTCATCCTGTCGGACTTCTTCGACACGATGGGCACGGTGGTGGGTATCACCGCCGAAGCCGGGCTGCTGGACGAGACGGGTCAAGTTCCCCATCTGGGACGGGTGCTGCTCATCGACGGTGCCGCCGCCGTCGCGGGCGGCGCGGCCTCCGCCTCCTCCTCGACCACCTACATCGAGTCCGCGGCCGGTGTCGGCGAGGGCGCGCGCACCGGATTCGCCAACCTCGTCACGGGCGGCCTCTTCGCGCTCGCCCTGTTCCTCTCCCCGCTCCTGACCATCGTGCCGCTCCAGGCGGCCGCCCCCGCCCTCGTCGCGGTCGGCTTCCTCATGATGACGCAGGTCAAGTACATCGACTGGGACCGTTACGACATCGCGGTGCCGGCGTTCCTGACCATCGCCGTGATGCCGTTCACGTACTCGATCACGAACGGTATCGGCGTCGGCTTCCTCGCGTACGTCGTCATCAAGACCGTCGTCGGCAAGGCGCGTGAGGTGCACTGGCTGCTCTGGGGCGCCTCAGCCCTCTTCCTCGTGTACTTCGCGATCGACCCCCTGGAGCAACTGCTCGGCGTCAGGTAGGGACCGTCCGGTGATCTACCGTGGTGCGGTGACCGGCTATCTCGACCGCCTCGCGGAGCTGCTGCGCGAGGCGCACGGGCTTCCGCCGGACCATGTCGCCGCCACGGTCGCCGATCTCGCCGCGTATCTGGCGCAGGCCGGGGGAGCGGACCCGCAGGACGCGTTCGGTCCCGTCGACGCGTTCGCCCGGCGCCTCGCCCCGTCCGGGACGTCCGCAGCCGACGAGCACCTGGAGACCTGGCGCTGGCTCGCCGACACGTACGTCGACGAGCACCTCATGAACCGCTTCGGCGACGAGGGCTGGGAGGCCGAGCGGGTCGACCCGCTCGGCCGCTTCGTCACCCACCGCGACCCGGAGCGGCCACGGCGCTGGGAGTACCGGCGCGAGCTGATCACCGGGGGCGGCGAACGCCTCGGTGAGCGGCTCGCGCGCGACGGCTGGGAGCCCTGCGGCAGCTGGGTCGTGTACGCGTGGTTCAAGCGTGAGAAGGCGGTCGGCGCCGGCCCGGCGCCCGCGCCACCCGAACCGCCGCCGGTCCCGCGGCGCCCCACGTTCCCGGGGCGCCGGCGTGGCTACGTACTCATGGGCGGCGCCATGGCCCTCGTCGCCGCTGTCGTGGTGGCGGCGAGCACCGGCACAGCCTTCGGCGTCGGTCTCGCGGTGGGCCTGCTGGTGGGAGCGCCGGTGACGGCCTGGGCGGTACGCGCCCGGCGCCGCTAGGGCCCTCACCGGGCCCGCCTATCCCTTGAGCGCCGCCGACATCATCGCCTTCGCGATCGGCGCCGCCAGACCGTTGCCGCTCACCTCCGAGCGGGCCGCGTCCGACTGCTCCACCACGACCGCCACCGCGACCTCCTTGCCGGTGGAGTCGTCCTTCGCGTACGACGTGAACCAGGCGTACGGCGTCTTGCTGTTGTTCTCGCCGTGCTGGGCCGTGCCCGTCTTGCCGCCCACCGTCGCGCCCGCGATCTTCGCGTTCGTACCGGTGCCCTGTTCCACGACCGTCTCCATCGCCGACCGGAGCTGCGAGGCCGTCGACGTGCTGACCACGCGGGTGTCGTCACCGTCGGCGAAGCTCTTGATGGCGTTGCCGTCGGCGTCGGTGACCTGGGAGACCATGTGCGGGGATGCCTGCTCGCCGCCGTTGGCGATCGTCGCCGAGACCATCGCCATCTGCAGCGGCGTCGCCGTCACGTCGAACTGTCCGATGCCCGACAGGCCCGTCTGCGCCTTGTCCATGTCCTTCGGGTACACGCTCTGCGAGGCCCGGACCGGCATGTCCTGTTCGGCGTCGTTGAAGCCGAACTTCTCGGCCATCGCCCTGACCTTGTCCTGGCCCAGGTCGACGGCGATCTTCCCGAAGACGTTGTTGCAGGAGTACTGCAGCGCCGTACGGATCGAGGCGTCCTCGCAGGGCGCGGACGCGCTCTCGTTCTTCAGGTCGGTGGCCGTGCCCGGCAGGCGGAACGGATTCGGGCTGTCGGTCTTCGCGTCCACCGACGAGTAGAGCCCGTCCTCCAGCGCGGCCGCCGCGACGACCAGCTTGAACGTGGATCCCGGCGGCAGCGCCTGCTTGATCGCGCGGTTCAGCGTCGGCTGGTCCTTGTCCTTCGACAGCGCCGTCCAGGCCTTGCCGTCCGTGGACGACTCCGAGCCGCTGATCTTCGACGGGTCGAACGACGGCGTCGAGACGAGGCCGAGCACCTTCCCTGTCTTCGGATCGATCGCGACGGCCGCGCCCTTCTTGTCGCCGAGCGCCCGGTACGCGGCCTTCTGCACCGACGGGTCGATGGTCGTGACCACGTCACCCGGCTCGGTGTGCTTGCCGGTGACCGCGTCGACGGGGTTCTTGAGCCGGGTGTCCGTCCCGTCGAGGATGTCCTTGTAGATGCCCTCGAGCTGTGTCTGGCCGTACACCTGCGAGCTGAAGCCCGTCACACCCGCATAGAGATCGCCGTCCTTGTACGTGCGCTTGTACGCGAGGTCGCTGCCGTCGCCCGTTCTCTTCGAACCGGTGACCGCCTCGCCGCCCACGATGATGTCGCCCAGGGGATACGCGTACTGCTCCATCACGTTCCGCCGGTTGTCCTTGTTGTCCGCGAGGGCCCGGCCGTCGTAGAACTGCACCCACGTCGCCCTCACCAGCAGAGCGAGCACGAGGAGCAGACAGAAGACCGAGGCGCGTCTGATCGTCTTGTTCATCCCGCACAGAAGACGAGCGGACGGAAGCGAATCGTTCCGTTCCGGCCCGTTTTCTCAGTGAATCCTCATCAAGAGATCCTTGTCACGCCCGGCGGAAGGCGCCCCACGTGATGAGGCCCCCGCCCCCGCCGCACGGGGGAGACGGGGCCGCCGGTCGGAAGGCTTGTGCGTCAGAGCCTGCGCGTGGCCAGGGTCAGCCGGTCGCGGGCGTCGAACAGCGCGTCCTTCACCATCTGCTCGTGCGCGGGGGTCAGGCGCGCCACCGGCACCGAGCAGCTGATCGCGTCGCGCGCCGGCGTGCGGTACGGGATCGCGACGCCGAAGCAGCGAAGGCCCAGCGTGTTCTCCTCGCGGTCCACCGCGATGCCCTGCTCGCGCACCGCGTGCAGCTCCTCGATGAGCTTCTCGCGGTCGGTGATGGTGTGCTCGGTGAGCGCCGGGAGCGTCTCGGGGAGCATCTTGCGGACCTGCTCGTCGGTGTGGGTCGCGAGGAGCGCCTTGCCGAGGGACGTGGAGTGCGCGGGCAGCCGGCGCCCGACGCGGGTGAAGGGCCTCAGATAGTGCTGCGACTGACGCGTGGCCAGATAGACGACGTTCGTGCCGTCGAGGCGCGCCAGGTGGATCGTCTCCGTGGTGTCGTCGGAGAGCCGGTCGAGGGTGGGGCGCGCCGCGGCCACCACCTCGTCGCCGTCGATGTACGACGTACCGACGAGCAGGGCGCGTACGCCGATGCCGTACCGCGTGCCCGTCGCGTCCGTCTCCACCCAGCCGAGCTCGACGAGCGTGCGAAGGAGCATGTAGAGGCTGGACTTGGGGTAGCCGACCGCTTCCTGGACGGCCGCCAGGGAGTGCATTCCGGGCCGCCCGGCGAAGTATTCGAGCAATTCCACGGTCCGTACCGCGGACTTGACCTGCGCCCCGCCGCCCGTCTCACCTGCCGACATTCCCTTGACCCCTTCGTTCGACGAGAATTAGTGTCCTGAGTCCGTAGCGTATTCATCATCAGGGACAGCGTTCAGCATATCGAACAGCTGCTGTTCGTCGTCAGGTGAGCGGCACAGATCTGGAGGGACCCGCGGTGGCAGCAGCACCAGTCTGGAGTGTCGACCCCCGAACCGGGAAGCAGCGGGAGCAGGTTGCGGTGGAAGCCACAGCCCAGGAGGTGGACCAGGCGGTCCGCGCCGCTCGCGCCGCCGCAGGAGCCCTCGCGGACCGCACCGTGCGCGCGGCCTTCCTGCGCAGCGCCGCCGAGCTCCTCGACGCCTCGAAGGACCACCTGGTGGAGGCCGCGGACGCGGAGACCGCTCTCGGTCCCGTCCGCCTCACCGGTGAACTCGCCCGCACCAGCTACCAGTTGCGCGCCTTCGCGGACATCGTCGACGAGGGTGCCTTCCTGGGCATCGTCATCGACCACCCCGACGACTCGGCCACCCCGCCGATCCCGGACCTGCGTCGCTACAAGGTGCCGCTGGGCGTCGTCGCCGTCTACTCGGCCTCGAACTTCCCGTTCGCCTTCTCCGTACCCGGCGGCGACACCGCGAGCGCGCTCGCCGCGGGCTGTCCCGTCGTCGTCAAGGCGCACCCCGACCACCCCGCCACCTCCGAACTGGTCGCCTCCGTGCTGCGCAGGGCCGCCGCCCGGCACGGCATCCCGGAGGGCGTCCTCGGCCTGGTCCACGGGTTCGAGGCGGGCGTCGAGCTCGTCAGGCACCCGCTGGTCTCGGCCGCCGGATTCACCGGTTCCGTACGGGGCGGACGCGCCCTCTTCGACGCGGCGGCCGCCCGTCCCGTGCCGATCCCCTTCCACGGCGAACTCGGCTCCCTCAACCCCGTGGTCATCACGGCCGAGGCCGCTGCCGAGCGCGCCGAGCAGATCGGCGCCGGGCTCGCGGGCTCGATGACGCTCGGCGTCGGCCAGTTCTGCGTGAAGCCCGGCCTCGTCCTCGCGCCCACCGGCGCCGACGGTGACCGCCTCGTCAAGTCCCTCACCGACGCCGTCAGCGACACCGGCGCGGGCGTGCTCCTCGACCACCGTATGCGCGACAACTTCGTCGCGGGCGTCGCCGAGCGCGCGGAACTCCCCGACGTGGACGCCCCCGTGACCCCGGGCGCGGGCAGCGAGCACACCGTCAGCCCCGGCTTCCTCACCGTCCCCGCCCAGCGCCTGGCCACCGACGGCGGCGATCACGACCTCCTCCTGGAGGAGTGCTTCGGCCCGGTCACGGTCGTCGCCCGCTACGAGGACGAGGCCGAGGTCACCTCCGTGCTCTCGCGGCTGCCCGGCAACCTCTCGGCCACCGTCCACCTGTCCGAGGGCGAGGCCGCGGGCCAGGGGCGCGGCGCCGAGATCCTCGCCGAGCTCACCCCGCTCGCGGGCCGTGTGCTGGTCAACGGCTGGCCCACCGGCGTCGCCGTCGCCCCCGCCCAGCACCACGGCGGCCCGTACCCGGCCACGACGTCCACCTCGACGTCCGTGGGCGGCACCGCCGTCGAGCGCTGGCTGCGCCCGGTCGCGTACCAGAACACCCCCGAGGCGCTCCTGTCGCCGGAGCTGCGCGACGACAACCCGCTGGGCCTGCCGCGACGCTACGAAGGCCGTCAGGAACTCTGAACCCGCTCGCCGCTCGTCACCTGGAAAACTG encodes the following:
- a CDS encoding IclR family transcriptional regulator; this translates as MSAGETGGGAQVKSAVRTVELLEYFAGRPGMHSLAAVQEAVGYPKSSLYMLLRTLVELGWVETDATGTRYGIGVRALLVGTSYIDGDEVVAAARPTLDRLSDDTTETIHLARLDGTNVVYLATRQSQHYLRPFTRVGRRLPAHSTSLGKALLATHTDEQVRKMLPETLPALTEHTITDREKLIEELHAVREQGIAVDREENTLGLRCFGVAIPYRTPARDAISCSVPVARLTPAHEQMVKDALFDARDRLTLATRRL
- a CDS encoding TIGR03086 family metal-binding protein produces the protein MTDTTDRTAQQMVDFGPQTRIVARLADGVGEDQLDLATPCPEYAVHNLLGHILGLTVAFGDAGRKNLGPTTDTSPTTSLPDISDGWREALAKALDELAEVWRDPAAWQGMTRAGGVDLPGAVAATVALDELVVHSWDLARATGQEYAPDEAALQAAHAFLLQSAEGPRPDIFGPVVRVEDSATLLDRSVGLSGRDPGWKPDA
- a CDS encoding penicillin-binding transpeptidase domain-containing protein, which translates into the protein MNKTIRRASVFCLLLVLALLVRATWVQFYDGRALADNKDNRRNVMEQYAYPLGDIIVGGEAVTGSKRTGDGSDLAYKRTYKDGDLYAGVTGFSSQVYGQTQLEGIYKDILDGTDTRLKNPVDAVTGKHTEPGDVVTTIDPSVQKAAYRALGDKKGAAVAIDPKTGKVLGLVSTPSFDPSKISGSESSTDGKAWTALSKDKDQPTLNRAIKQALPPGSTFKLVVAAAALEDGLYSSVDAKTDSPNPFRLPGTATDLKNESASAPCEDASIRTALQYSCNNVFGKIAVDLGQDKVRAMAEKFGFNDAEQDMPVRASQSVYPKDMDKAQTGLSGIGQFDVTATPLQMAMVSATIANGGEQASPHMVSQVTDADGNAIKSFADGDDTRVVSTSTASQLRSAMETVVEQGTGTNAKIAGATVGGKTGTAQHGENNSKTPYAWFTSYAKDDSTGKEVAVAVVVEQSDAARSEVSGNGLAAPIAKAMMSAALKG
- a CDS encoding HAD family acid phosphatase, which translates into the protein MHKTSRIAAAVAGSCVLAGAALYGTGVATAGQASQHTTAEPTNIGQLVKEIDSYYGTALDADGVYQASPSSQYAQDLGRIEAGAKKQIAKAAAGHHHKGDRPAVVFDIDDTLLLSLDYEKKTNYVYNDATWKEYVAKANRPAVFGTPDLIAYAQKKGVEVFYNSGLGEAQRASAVENLKKVGIDVNLDAAHMFLKDKANPPAYLSGCATASAWNCTTVQYKSGTRKHIESLGYDVVANFGDQYSDLEGGHADRTYKFPNPTYFVE
- a CDS encoding aldehyde dehydrogenase (NADP(+)), whose translation is MAAAPVWSVDPRTGKQREQVAVEATAQEVDQAVRAARAAAGALADRTVRAAFLRSAAELLDASKDHLVEAADAETALGPVRLTGELARTSYQLRAFADIVDEGAFLGIVIDHPDDSATPPIPDLRRYKVPLGVVAVYSASNFPFAFSVPGGDTASALAAGCPVVVKAHPDHPATSELVASVLRRAAARHGIPEGVLGLVHGFEAGVELVRHPLVSAAGFTGSVRGGRALFDAAAARPVPIPFHGELGSLNPVVITAEAAAERAEQIGAGLAGSMTLGVGQFCVKPGLVLAPTGADGDRLVKSLTDAVSDTGAGVLLDHRMRDNFVAGVAERAELPDVDAPVTPGAGSEHTVSPGFLTVPAQRLATDGGDHDLLLEECFGPVTVVARYEDEAEVTSVLSRLPGNLSATVHLSEGEAAGQGRGAEILAELTPLAGRVLVNGWPTGVAVAPAQHHGGPYPATTSTSTSVGGTAVERWLRPVAYQNTPEALLSPELRDDNPLGLPRRYEGRQEL
- a CDS encoding NCS2 family permease, producing MLAPLDRYFRITARGSTYSREVRGGFATFFTMAYILVLNPIILGSAKDKFGHQLDGAELVTATALVAAVMTVIMGVGGNLPLALAAGLGLNAVVAFQIAPLMSWPDAMGLIVLEGLLICVLVVTGLREAVMRAIPQPLKQAISVGIGLFIAFIGFVDAGFVTRIPDVAQSTVPVQLGGTGTLSGWPVLVFCLGVLLTIGLLARKVKGAILISIVVMTVMAVIINSVAEVKSWGLTTPEIPDDVFAAPDFGLLGDFSLFGAFGRTGALTVILLVFTLILSDFFDTMGTVVGITAEAGLLDETGQVPHLGRVLLIDGAAAVAGGAASASSSTTYIESAAGVGEGARTGFANLVTGGLFALALFLSPLLTIVPLQAAAPALVAVGFLMMTQVKYIDWDRYDIAVPAFLTIAVMPFTYSITNGIGVGFLAYVVIKTVVGKAREVHWLLWGASALFLVYFAIDPLEQLLGVR